The Spirosoma sp. SC4-14 DNA window CACCCCCATTGGCCTTAAAGTGCGGAATGGTAGCGTAGAGGCAGTTATAGACACCCTTTACATTTATACGAAAAATTCGATCAAAATCAGCTTCCGACGTTGTGTCGGCCTGCCCAACATGAGCCACTCCCGCATTATTCACCAGAATATGAATCGGTCCCTGTTCTGCAATCTGATTAATCAACGCCACTACCTGAGCCTGATCCGATACATCGACGGTATGGGCTTGTACCTTACCTCCCGACTCCGTAATATCGCTAACAACCTGTTGTGCCAGTTCCTGATTAATTTCCAGAATGTGAACGGTTGCCCCTGCATCGGCAAACGTTTGAGTAATGGCCAGCCCAATGCCACTGGCTCCGCCCGTTACAAGGGCTGTTTTATTGTCGAGTGAGAACATTTTCAATTTGTGATTGAGCGAATGAGTGATTGAGCGATAGCGTTATTCACTCAACCATTCACAACTTATAAAGAAACACCCCGTTTCCAGGGGATAAAATCGTCTTGTCCGAGCCGTTCGGCCTGGGTAATTTCGTCGCCAGAAGCCAGGTGGATAATATACTCCAGTAGTGCATTGGCATTTTGTTCGATCGTTTGCTGTCCATCGACAATCGGGCCACTGTCGAAATCGATCACATCAGGCATCCGGTTTTTGAGGGCCGTATTGGTCGAGATTTTAACGACTGGGCTAACCGGATTACCGGTTGGTGTGCCAAGCCCTGTAGTAAACAAAATAACGTTCGTTCCCGAACCAGCCATACCTGTAGTAGCTTCAACATCATTGCCGGGAGTACAGAGCAGGTTCAGGCCGGGCGTGGTTACGGGTTCGGCATAATCCAGCACATCGGCAACGGGTGCTGTTCCGCCTTTTTTAGCCGCTCCAGCCGATTTAATGGCATCGGTAATTAAGCCGTCTTTGATATTTCCGGGCGACGGGTTCATATCGAAACCCGACCCAACGGCTTCGGCCTGTGCCGAATAGGTGCCCATCAGATCGATAAACTTCTGCGCTTTTGCCTCTTCGAGGGTGCGGTTGATCAGTTCCTGCTCTACCCCGTTCAGTTCCGGAAATTCGGCCAGTACGGTTTTACCGCCCAATTCAACGATAATATCCGACAGGTGCCCAATAGCCGGATTCGCCGAAATGCCCGAAAAGCCATCGGAGCCACCACATTTAAGGCCAACCGTCAGAGCGCTCAGGGGAGCGGGCTGCCGCTCTAGTTTATTGACTTCGACAAGGCCCAAAAAGGTTTCCTTTACGGCCTGCGACATCAGTGCATACTCGGTTCCAGCCTGCTGTTCGAATAACAACAATGGCTTGTCGAACTTTGGATTCTGACGTTTTATTTCTGCCGAAATCATATCGACCTGCAAATGCTGACAGCCCAGGCTCAGCACCGTAGCACCGGCCACATTAGGGTTGTTAATAAACCCCGCCAGCAGCGAGCACAGGTAAGCAGAATCCTGCCGAGTACCGCCACACCCCATTTCATGGGTCAGGAACTTGATGCCATCAATGTTTCTGAAAGGCCGACTGGACTGCTGGCGCGTATGGTTCAGCGTTTTGTTCTGCGATTCGTCGACAAACGGTTCCATCTTTTTGATGGTGCTCAAGTCGCCAGCCCGATACAGGCTCAACAGCTCGTGTACCTGCTCGCGATAGGTTTCGGGCTGCGCATAGCCCAGTTCCCGTTCGAAAGCGTCTTTCAGAATCAGCACATTCCGGTTCTCGCAAAACACCAGCGGCACCACCAGCCAGTAATTTCGTGTACCTACACTGCCATCGGCCCGGTGATAACCCATAAACGTACGTCCCTGCCACATCGAAACATTGGGTGGTTGCCACGAATACGGTTGTTTTTTATCGAGCCCATAACGATCGGCATCATGTTTCAGATTAAAGGTAGTGATGGGCTCACCCCGACGGATAGGTTGGGTTGCCTTTCCGACCAAAACACCATACATAATTATCGGATCGCCGATCTGCCGGTCTTCCGTTACAAATTTGTGTTTGGCTCCAACGGCATAAGGAAGCTCATAGACGGTATTCTCAAACTCAATTTGTTCACCAGCCGACAGATTGCGAAGCGCAACAATAACATTATCGGCAGGGTGAACTTTAAGCACACGGGCAGACATCAGAAAAGTTATTTTTTAACTGTAAGAGACGCAAGACTCCGAAATATACCACCCTTTCCTAAAAAACTTTGTACTCTTCTATTGCGAATGTGCGCATCAATCCCAAGTTTTGGCCTCTGATTTATTCCTTTCCAATGTCCCTTCCTTCTACAGCAAGTCAAACCGCCTTTCCGGCAGGTCGCCTGATGTCCATGGATGCCTATCGTGGCTTCGTTATGACGTTAATGGCAGCCGAACTACTGAGTTTTCATCGGCTACACGAGGCCTTCCCCAATAGTTCGTTCTGGGCTTTTCTGGCTCATCATCAAAGCCATGTCGAATGGGCTGGCTGTTCCTTACACGACCTTATTCAGCCGTCATTTTCGTTTCTGGTTGGCGTCGCCCTGCCTTATTCCATCGCAAGTCGCGCCAGGTTGGGGCAATCCTTCACTGTGCAGTTCGGCCACGCGCTACGGCGATCATTGATTCTTATTCTGCTGGGCATTTTTCTGCGCTCTACCCACGCCGAACAAACCTACTTCACCTTTGAAGATACGCTAACCCAAATTGGCCTCGGCTATCCGTTTTTGTTTCTACTTGGCCGAACCTCGTCCCGAACAACCTGGATTGCCTTTGGCCTGATTCTATTTGGTTACTGGCTGGCGTTTATTCTTTATCCGACGCCCGGTTCCGCCTTCGATTACGATCAGGTAGGCGTTTCGCCCGACTGGACTGAACATTACACGGGACTGATGGCGCATTTTAATAAGAACAGCAATCTGGCCTGGGCTTTTGACAAATGGTTTCTTAATTTGTTCCCGCGAAAAAGCCCATTTCTGTTCAACGGTGGGGGCTATGCTACGCTGAGTTTTATTCCCACACTTGGCACAATGCTGTTAGGGCTACAGGCCGGACGGTGGCTACGGTCGGGGTTATCGCAAGGCGACATCATCCGGCATTTTCTGATTGCCGGAGCCATTGGTATTGCTGGTGGAGTGCTGCTGCACGTAGCCGGTATTTGCCCCATTGTGAAACGAATCTGGACACCAGCCTGGGTTTTGTTCAGCGGTGGCTGGTGTTTCTGGCTATTGACCTTGTTTTATTACGTAATCGACGTAGCTGGCCGACGGGGCTGGGCTTTTCCGTTCGTGGTGGTGGGTATGAACTCTATTGCTATCTATTGCCTGGTTCATTTAATTGACCGTTTCATTATTAATTCTTTTTATACCCATCTCGGTCATGGTCCTTTCCTGATTTTTGGACCAGCTTATGAACAACTGCTAATTGGGGCTGCTACCCTTGCCGTGTTTTACCTGATTCTTTGGTGGATGTACCGCCGAAAACTCTTTATCCGAATTTGACTTATGCCGACGGCCAACATTCTGAACCTATTCGATCAAACCGTTTACTACGGCACCCTGACCGTCGAGAACGGCCGTATTGCTCGTGTTGAACGACTGGGTCCCGAACGACCAGACGAACCGTATATTCTACCCGGTTTTGTTGATGCACACGTTCACGTCGAAAGCTCATTACTAACCCCGCCCCAATTTGCCCGGCTGGCGGTTGTTCATGGCACCGTGGCTACGGTTTCCGATCCGCATGAGATCGGTAATGTGCTGGGCGTGGCTGGTGTCGAATACATGCTTCGAGAGGCCGAACGTGTGCCTTTCAAATTTATGTTTGGTGCTCCTTCGTGCGTTCCAGCTACCACCTTCGAAACCGCTGGAGCAACCATCGGCGTACGCGACGTACGTTACCTGCTGGGTTTGAAAGAGATTGGCTATCTGGCCGAGATGATGAATTTTCCGGGTGTTCTCCACGAAGATCCGGAAGTGATGGCCAAAATTGCCCTCGCCAATGCATTTAATAAACCCATCGATGGGCATGCTCCCGGCCTGACTGGCGCTGATGCTCAGCGCTATATCGATGCGGGTATCACTACCGATCACGAATGTTTTACCTACGAAGAAGGTCTCGACAAAGCCAGACGGGGCATGAACATTCTGATTCGGGAAGGAAGTGCTGCCCGTAATTTCGAGGCCCTGATTCCGCTCCTGGCCGAATTTCCAGAGCAAATCATGTTCTGTTCCGACGACAAACACCCCGACACACTGGCCATAGGCCACATTAATCAGCTTGTGCTGCGGGCATTAGCTAAAGGACACTCACTCTGGAACGTGTTGCGGGCCGCGTGCCTGAATCCGGTTTTGCACTATCGACTACCGGTTGGTCTACTCCGCGAAGGTGATACGGCCGATTATATTATCGTTGATAATCTACAAAACTTCCAGATCCGGCAAACAGTGATTGATGGTCAGATTGTAGCCGAAGATGGTCAATCCAACATTCCGGATTTGCGCAGTCAACACGTTAATCAATTTAACTGTGAGCCAAAGACAGCAGATGAATTTGCGGTGGTGGCAGAGGCTGGTTCAGATCAAATCAGGGTTATTGAAGCGCTGGACGGCCAATTGATTACCAACGAATTACAGCTAACCCCAAAGATCATCAATGGTCAGATCATTCCCGATCTGGAGCAGGATATTCTAAAGCTTGTGGTTGTCAATCGTTATCAGAATGTTCCACCGGCGGTGGCATTTATCAAAAACGTTGGGCTTAAACACGGAGCCATAGCCTCATCGGTCGGGCACGATTCGCACAACATTACGGCAGTTGGCTGCAACGATGAAAGTATTTGTCAGGCAATCAATCTGGTTATTGAAGCGAAAGGAGGGTTATCGGCGGTGGCAGGTACACCCCCCCATGAACACGATACCGAAATAATGAGTCGGCGGGCGTTTTTGCACCTGACCACTACTCCCGAAACTCAGTTACTCCCCCTGCCGGTTGCAGGTCTTATGACCGATACCGATGGTTACGATGTTGCGGCTCAATATGCAACTCTCGATCTATTTGCCAAACAGGAATTAGGCAGTACGTTGTCTGCACCTTTCATGACCCTATCCTTTATGGCGTTGTTGGTTATCCCGGCCTTAAAGTTGAGCGATAAGGGATTGTTTAATGGGAATGCGTTTACTTTTAGCCCTCTTCAAATTGTGAAATAAGGGCACAAAAAAATTTTATTTGCCATACCATTTTAAATTCAATTTATTATTAATATGTTTACACACTTCTTTCGAGTTCCTCAACCTATACCTACCTGCTCATGCCTCGTTCCCGCACGCAAAACGGACCTGACGACGAAACTCTCTGGAACCAGTTTCGCAACGGCGATGAAAATGCTTTCGCCCAGTTGTACCAAAATTATGTACAAACGCTCTACCATTACTGTGCCCATTTCGCCACAGATCGAGCTTTGATCAAAGATTGCATTCATGACCTGTTCGTGGAGCTCTGGAAACACCGTACAACCATTGGTCCGACAACTTCTGTACGCTTTTACCTGATGGCGTCTATCAAACGAAAACTGGTCCGCCATCTGACCGCCGAACAGAAGTTGATTAGCCAGGACGATGTATCGAACGGCCGGCGGGTTGGCGATACACTTCCGGGAGCGGATCCTTCTCACGAAAACTTACTCATTTCTTATGAAGAAGACTCCTATATGAATGATTGTCTGCATCAGGCTCTCGAAAAACTCCCTCGCCGTCAGCGCGAAGCTGTTCATCTCCGCTACTTCCAGAATATGAGTAACGAAGAGATTTCGACCCTCATGCAGATAAACATACAATCGGTATATAACCTTATTTTCGGCGCAATGAGCAACCTTAAGCGGTACATCACCCCCGAAAATGTATCCCTTTAACCCTATCAATACTTAACCCTGATTATTCCTAAACCTTTTCTGAAGACGGTAGCTGCGCAAGTGGCTACCGTTTTTTATGCGTAAATTCGCTGAATGAATACAGACTCAACGCCCCTACCCGAGCGGGTTCGACCGCGTACACTCAACGATATTATTGGTCAGCAGAAACTAATGGGACCCAACGGTGCGCTGCGCCGGGCGGTTGATGCCGGGCGACTACCCTCTATGATTCTGTGGGGACCGCCGGGAGTCGGGAAAACAACGATGGCTTTGTTGCTAGCCGAAGCGGTTAAAAGACCATTTATTGCACTGAGTGCCATCAATTCAGGAGTTAAGGAAATTCGCGATGTACTCAGCCGCCCATCCGGGATGTTTCCACCCGTTGTATTTATCGACGAAATTCATCGATTCAACAAAAGCCAGCAGGACGCTTTGCTGGGGGCTGTTGAAAAGGGACAGATTACACTCATAGGAGCCACCACCGAAAATCCCTCATTCGAAGTCAACAGCGCCCTGCTATCCCGTTGCCAGGTTTACATACTGGAAGCACTCAGTCGCGATGAGTTGATTCAGGTAGTTGACAGGGCTATCGCTCAGGATGCCTTTTTACAGTCGAAACAAATAAGCGTCGAATCGTATGACGCCTTACTTCGGCTGTCGGGCGGTGATGGGCGAAAGCTTCTGAATTTACTTGAGCTGGTCGCATCAGCGCATGTTTCGGCTGAGCCACTCATAATCACCGATGAAGGTGTAACAACGGTTGCTCAACAGAATATTGCTCGTTATGACAAATCGGGTGAGCAGCATTATGACATTATTTCTGCCTTTATCAAGTCGCTGCGCGGCTCCGACCCCAATGCAGCCCTGTATTGGATGGCCCGTATGATTGTTGCGGGTGAAGATCCGGTTTTCATTGCCCGACGAATGCTCATTTTGGCGTCGGAAGATATTGGTAATGCCAATCCAACGGCTATGATTATGGCATCGGAAGCGGTACAGGCCATTAAGGCAATTGGTATGCCCGAAGGGCGGATTATTCTGTCGCAGGTGGCTGTTTATCTGGCCACCTCACCCAAAAGCAACGCCAGTTACGTAGCCATCGACGATGCCATAGCGCTGGCCGAACAAACAGCCCATTTGCCGGTACCGCTACACCTGCGGAATGCCCCAACCAAACTCATGAAACAGATTGGTTATGGGAAAGAGTACCAGTATGCGCATTCGTATGAAGGCAATTTCGTGCAGCAGAATTTCTTGCCCGACGATCTGAAAGGACGTAAATTGTATGAACCGGGCCATAATACCCGCGAAGCTGAGATTCGACGCAATTTGCAGAAATGGTGGGGCGAGTGGTATGAGTATTGAGAAGAGTGCAATCAATGTTAGTAGTACACTTATTTCAAACGCTCCTGAATCAAGGCTACCAACTGATCAAATCGCTGATTCATTTCCTGTCGTAGCGCATCGACATTTGAATCAATTTTGGTGTCGAGTGACGCAATATGGTCTTGCGTAGCAGTCAAACTTTGCCGAACCTCAACGAAATTTTCATCGACGCGGGCAAAACGCTTATCAATCTCAACGAAGTTCTGCCGAACCTGAACCGTTAAATCAGCAACCCCTCTGGCTGCTAGTTCGGCATTTGAATCGGCTCGAATATCAATTGCCAAAATCTGACCATTCGACTCAATAAGTCGATCCGTTTTCTGAGCTACATCAGCCAATACAGGCTCTATCTGATCAAGACGTTTATCCGGTGTCATATCAGCAAATGTAGCCAAAAATTTATTTTTGGAGAATAATTTATGGTACTTAAATAGCTACCGAAAAAGTAAGGGGAGCGTTTAGCCTCAATCCTGGCAAATCCTGATCAATGGGTTACACGATGCCGTTAAGTGGCCTCCTGGCTCATCGGCGCAACCCATTAACAATTTTTACCAGCTATAATCTTAACAAGACAAGTGCTTAAAACGCTACGGGTTTCAGCCGCAGTCCGGCATCTTCGGGGAGGCCAAATACCAGATTCATATTCTGCACCGCCTGCCCCGACGCCCCTTTGGTCAGGTTGTCGATAACGCTCGTGATCAGTAGCTGCCCTTCGTGCAGTTCGAGATGGAGGAAGCATTTATTAGTGTTCACCACCTGCTTCACATCCACCGGCGACTCGCTGACGTGCGTAAACAGATGATCGGCATAAAAGTTTTTGTACAGTTCCTTTGCCTCTTCCCGAGTTCCCAAAAATGGAGTGTACACATTCGCCATAATTCCCCGTGTGAAGTCGCCACGGTAAGGAATGAAGTTAATCGCGTGATTAAAATCGGGGTCGAGCGCGGTCAGACTCTGCCGAATTTCGGCCAGATGCTGATGCGTAAAGGCTTTATAGATCGAGATATTGTTGTTGCGCCACGTAAAGCCGGTGGTCGGTACCAGCGCCTGCCCTGCCCCCGTACTGCCCGTAACGGCGCTGATCTGAATGGCCTCGTTCAGCAAACCGGCCTTAGCCAGCGGCAACAGGGCCAGTTGAATACTCGTCGCGAAACAACCCGGATTAGCCACCCGTGTAGCCTCCCGAATGCGGTCGCGCTGAAGTTCAGGCAGACCATAGATGAAATCGTCGTGTTCGTCGCGGAAATCAGTACTGAGGTCAATGACCGTAATATCGTCCGATACGTCGTTCTCGGCCATAAATGCCGCCGATGCTCCATGCCCAGAGCACAGGAAAATGGCATCGAGCCCTTCCTTAGTCAACAGCGTCGCGATTTCGTCGCCCGAATAAATCAGATCGGTATCGCCCAGCAGGTCGGTATGCGTGCTCCAGACCGGTTTGCCCGCCTGGCTTTTGCTATGCACGAATGCGATGTCGACAAATGGGTGATTGATCAGAATACGAAGCAATTCGCCACCCGTGTAGCCTGCTCCGCCAATGATACCAACGTTTATTTTCATACTTTTCTGAACCGGCCAATCTGTCGACCGATTGTTGTTTCAAGCTTACTCAATCATGCGTTTATACAGAGCAACGTGTTCGGCGGTGAATTTGTCCCACGAAAACAAAGAAGCCTGTTTTAGTCCCTTTTCCGACAGTTCGGTCCGTAGTGAGGGCGAGTTGGCAATCGTTATCATTGCCTGACAAAGATCATCCATATCGGTAGGCGAAACCCGAATGGCGGCCTGCCCGACGATCTCCGAAATAGACGGAATGTTCGACGTAATTACGGGCAAACCGCACTGCATGGCTTCGAGCGGTGGTAGCCCAAACCCTTCGTCCAACGACGGATACACGAACGCCGTTGCCCCCGTATAGATCGGCGCCAGTTCTTCGTCGGGCACAAAGCCCGTAAAAACCAGTCGCGATTTCAAAGCCGGGCTACGGCTGGCTTCGGCCAGCAGTTCGTCGAATTTCCAGCCTTTTGTTCCCACCAGCACCAGTTGCATATCGGCAGGTAGCTCGTTACTGTCGACCAGTTGACCGAATGTCCGAATCAGATGGGCGATATTTTTGCGCGGTTCCAGCGTGGCCAGACTCAGCAAATACGGGTTGTCGCCAATGCCAAATCGCTCACGAGCGGCCCGCTGCCGACCCTTGTCAACGTTTCGATGAAACAGTGCTGGCGAAGCCGCCAGCCGTATTGGAACAACCCGGTCTGGATTGATCCGGTCTAGATGGGAACTTAGGTAATTACAAAAATCGTCTTTCGTAGCCTGCGATACGGTAGTAACCCACGAATCGGGCGAGAGAGTAGCCAGCACCTGTTTTACGGTCTGCTCACCGTCGTTAAACCACTCAGGGTGTCGGATCGGAATCAGATCATGAATGGTCTGCACAGTCCGTACGTGCCGATTTTGCTGAATAGCAGCGGGTATGGGAAAAAAGGGGGAATGATAAATGGCGTTATCGGGCAATTTACTCGTTTCAAAATGAGCCATCTCCCGGTTCAATGCCCGTCGAGTCCGGTAAGCCACTTCCCGAATGGCCTTGGAAACGGTACTTCCCGGCGGAAAAGGACTCAATAAGCCATTCTCCAGCCGCGCCAGCGCCAGTTCGCCAGCCGAATTGATGAACACAGGTGCCGTGTTACCAAATTCCGTTTCGGCAAAGCGTATCGTTTCGGCCAGATGCGTAGGAGCCGCCAGCCATAGCCGAACGTCCTCAGCGCGTTGCAGACCAACAAGCAGTTGTTCTACCACGCGGCTGATTCCGGTTCGGGCCTGGCGGTGATAAAAACCGATGCCCAACGGGCTGGCATCAAGAATTATGTTCACGGATACGCTCGTAAATCATAACCTGATTGGAAGCGACTTTCGAGAAGCCCCGCACATCGTCGCCGGTCCAGGCATTGTTCATTTCGCCATAGCTGCCGAATATCGACGACATCAGGTCGTAATCCGATTCGATACCCAGCACCTGGAAACGATACGGCGCCAGATGCACGTGTACCTTACCCGTAACGTGGGCCTGCGTATCGCTCAGGAACGTTTCGATGTTCCGCATCACAGGGTCCATAAACTGACCTTCGTGCAGCATCGTACCGTACCAGTTGGCCAGTTGCTCTTTCCAGTACATCTGCCACTTGCCCAGCACGTGCTTTTCGAGGGTGTGGTGCGCTTTGATCAGAATCAGCGGAGCCGGTGCTTCGAAACCAACCCGGCCTTTGATACCGATGATGGTATCGCCCACGTGAATATCGCGCCCGATGCCAAACGGACCGGCAATTTCGGTCAGTTTGCGAATGGCATCGACCGGATTGTCGTAGGTTAGCTCCCCTACCGACGCACCCGAAATGCCTTTAATTTCGCCATGCTGAAAGGTCAGCGTGAGTGTTTCGGGTTCGGTTTTCGTTACCTGCGTTGGCCAGGCCGACTCAGGCAGAAACTGATCGGAAGTCAGCGTTTCTTTTCCGCCAACCGAGGTTCCCCACAGTCCCTTGTTGATCGAATAGGCGGCTTTGTGCCACTCCTGCACCACCCCTTTCGCTTTCAGGTATTCGATTTCGGCTTCGCGCGAAAGCCGTAGATCACGGATGGGCGTAATGATTTCAGCATCGGGAATGATAATGCGGAACGCCATATCGAAACGCACCTGGTCGTTTCCGGCCCCAGTCGATCCGTGAGCAATGGCCGAAGCGCCAATTTGCCGGGCATATTCGGCAGCGGCAATGGCCTGAAAAATCCGTTCGGCGCTCACGCTAAGCGGATAGGTATTGTTTTTCAGCACATTGCCGAACACCAGAAATTTCAGGCATTGCTGGTAGTAATCGTCGGTTTTAGAAATGGTTGCGTGCGATTTAACACCCAATGAGTATGCCCGCTCTTCAATGGCCTTCAGTTCGGCATCGGAGAAACCGCCCGTATCGACCAGCACCGAATGCACTTCCATGCCCCGATCTTCGGACAAATATTTTACGCAAAAGGAGGTATCAAGGCCTCCGCTGAAGGCAAGAACTACTTTTTTCTGAGACATTTAGACAGTGGATGCCGGATGGTAAGCCGCTAACGGTGGGCTTGTCCGCCATCAGTATAGTTTTGGAGGCACAAATATCGGGCTTGTTCCCGAAAAACCCGACTGAATTTCCATCCTTTCGTTAGCCAACCAACTTGTTGTGCTTTAGGAATTGTATTTCCCACCTGTAACCAATTAGTCAGATGCGCGGATTAAACAAAGTAACTCTCATTGGCAACCTCGGTGCCGACCCCGACTACCAACAACTCGATGGCTCCATAGCGGTTGCCAAATTAACGTTGGCTACTACCGAGGCCTATAAAGACCGAAACGGTTAATCCCAATACAACACCGAATGGCACACGGTAGTGCTATGGCGCAGCCTGGCCGACCTCGCCCACAAATACCTACAGAAAGGCAGCCTTGTGTATATTGACGGTAAATTGAAGACACGGTACTATGACGACAAAGACGGCAACCGCCGATATGTAACCGAAATAGTAGCCGAACAACTCATTATGCTGGATCGAAAAGCCGATCCAGGGGCCAGTGAACTCCCTTAATTTGTTTCGTTTATTCCTCAAATCAAGTTGTATTTACGAAACTAACTATGCCTAATATCCTGAAAATCAATCATCATAATAAAGACCGAATCAAGGTTGATTTTCCTTACAATCGGGAAATGGCGGCTATACTTCGGCAAATACCCGATGCCAGGTGGAGTCGCACCCACAGGGCCTGGCACATCCCTTACAATCAGCAGGCATTCAATCAGTTAAAGGCCCTATTTCCCGATATTACTATCGTAGAGCAGGAACAACCGTTGACCGAACACACTGAGAATTTATCAACGCCTGCTCCTGAAACCAAACCGACGGGCATAAAACCTGAGCCTACATTGTTGCCCAGCACAATGGGAGTAATTATTGAGAAATTAGGCAACAAAATCCTCATCAGAATGCCTAAAAACGACATTGACGTTCGGTTTATACTCGGTTTTCAGTTTGTTCGCTGGGATAAACAAGGCCGCTTCTGGACGGTGCCCGACTACAAAGACAACTTTCTGCAAATTCAGACCTATTTCGGTAGTCGAATTTCACAAATCATTGAACATCAATCAGTAATACAACCTAATCAGTCTCCACAACTCGCTGGCGTATCTGCTGGCGAAGTACTAATTTATCGCCATAATGCTACCCGATTGCGTCTTATTTTTGGCTACCACTCCGCTCTTGTTAAGGTTATCAAATCCTTACCATTCTGCAAGTGGGATGCTAAAAACAAATGGTGGACCTTGCCCTATTCCGACAGGATTGTTAGTCAAATCCGGGAAGCAGCCGCCCAGCATAATCTGTCTGTTCGCTATCAGGAAAACACCGACATCGTTGACCGAGTACCCCGCCCGTCGGCTTCGTCAATAGCCAACTATAGGCCATGCCCAGAAAGCTATCTACTGAAAATGAAGGAATTAAGATATAGTCAGCAGACGCTAAAAAACTATGTCAGCTTGTTTGAGGAGTTCATCAACTACTACCCCACCGACGATATTGACCAGATAGACGACCGTAAGATTATCGCTTTTTGTCAGTATCTGGTCATTGACCGTAAGGTATCGGCCTCGCACCAAAACCAGGCCATCAATGCCATTAAGTTTTATTATGAGAAAGTACTGGGTGGCAAACGAAAGCTCTACACCCTACAACGTCCTCCCAAAGAGCGTCAGCTACCCACAGTGCTTAGTAGCGACGAAATTACCCGCATCTTTGCTCAGGTCAAAAACCTTAAGTGCCGTATTGATGCTCATTTACTCGTCTGGCTTGCGTATTAGCGAAGCCATAAATCTACAAATCAAGGACATAGACTCAAGTCGGATGCAGATACGGATTGAGCAATCAAAAGGCAAAAAAGACCGATATACGCTTCTCTCTCAAAAAATGCTGATACTACTCCGTGAGTATTATCGTCAATACAAACCCGTAAATTACCTGTTTGAGGGTCAGGACAGCCCCACTTATTCCACTAAAAGCATTCAACTAGTGCTAAAACGGGCCTGTGAGCAGGCATGCATCAAAAAGCACGTAACCGTGCATACGCTGCGCCACTCATTTGCCACACATCTACTCGAAAACGGAACCGACCTGCGATACATCCAACTCCTGCTAGGACACGAAAGCAGCAAGACTACCGAGATTTATACCCACCTGACTACCAAAGGGTTCGATCAGATAAAAAGTCCGTTAGATGATTTGGACATTTAGTCAGAAATGCTATGTTTGGTACGGCAACCCGTAGTCAGGTTATGAAGGCTCTGTATCAATCTAGAGCTAAGGCACTCCCAGACATAGCCGATATTTACGAAAGTTTGCCTGAAAGTAAAGAGACTTCCGTAAATACCAATGTTAGCACCAATTTTATGAAACGTCAACTAATAATCAACATAGGACTAATTTTAACAATGACAAGTTGTGCTGTG harbors:
- the argC gene encoding N-acetyl-gamma-glutamyl-phosphate reductase — translated: MKINVGIIGGAGYTGGELLRILINHPFVDIAFVHSKSQAGKPVWSTHTDLLGDTDLIYSGDEIATLLTKEGLDAIFLCSGHGASAAFMAENDVSDDITVIDLSTDFRDEHDDFIYGLPELQRDRIREATRVANPGCFATSIQLALLPLAKAGLLNEAIQISAVTGSTGAGQALVPTTGFTWRNNNISIYKAFTHQHLAEIRQSLTALDPDFNHAINFIPYRGDFTRGIMANVYTPFLGTREEAKELYKNFYADHLFTHVSESPVDVKQVVNTNKCFLHLELHEGQLLITSVIDNLTKGASGQAVQNMNLVFGLPEDAGLRLKPVAF
- a CDS encoding glycosyltransferase family 1 protein, whose product is MNIILDASPLGIGFYHRQARTGISRVVEQLLVGLQRAEDVRLWLAAPTHLAETIRFAETEFGNTAPVFINSAGELALARLENGLLSPFPPGSTVSKAIREVAYRTRRALNREMAHFETSKLPDNAIYHSPFFPIPAAIQQNRHVRTVQTIHDLIPIRHPEWFNDGEQTVKQVLATLSPDSWVTTVSQATKDDFCNYLSSHLDRINPDRVVPIRLAASPALFHRNVDKGRQRAARERFGIGDNPYLLSLATLEPRKNIAHLIRTFGQLVDSNELPADMQLVLVGTKGWKFDELLAEASRSPALKSRLVFTGFVPDEELAPIYTGATAFVYPSLDEGFGLPPLEAMQCGLPVITSNIPSISEIVGQAAIRVSPTDMDDLCQAMITIANSPSLRTELSEKGLKQASLFSWDKFTAEHVALYKRMIE
- a CDS encoding argininosuccinate synthase domain-containing protein — encoded protein: MSQKKVVLAFSGGLDTSFCVKYLSEDRGMEVHSVLVDTGGFSDAELKAIEERAYSLGVKSHATISKTDDYYQQCLKFLVFGNVLKNNTYPLSVSAERIFQAIAAAEYARQIGASAIAHGSTGAGNDQVRFDMAFRIIIPDAEIITPIRDLRLSREAEIEYLKAKGVVQEWHKAAYSINKGLWGTSVGGKETLTSDQFLPESAWPTQVTKTEPETLTLTFQHGEIKGISGASVGELTYDNPVDAIRKLTEIAGPFGIGRDIHVGDTIIGIKGRVGFEAPAPLILIKAHHTLEKHVLGKWQMYWKEQLANWYGTMLHEGQFMDPVMRNIETFLSDTQAHVTGKVHVHLAPYRFQVLGIESDYDLMSSIFGSYGEMNNAWTGDDVRGFSKVASNQVMIYERIREHNS
- a CDS encoding site-specific integrase; its protein translation is MPNILKINHHNKDRIKVDFPYNREMAAILRQIPDARWSRTHRAWHIPYNQQAFNQLKALFPDITIVEQEQPLTEHTENLSTPAPETKPTGIKPEPTLLPSTMGVIIEKLGNKILIRMPKNDIDVRFILGFQFVRWDKQGRFWTVPDYKDNFLQIQTYFGSRISQIIEHQSVIQPNQSPQLAGVSAGEVLIYRHNATRLRLIFGYHSALVKVIKSLPFCKWDAKNKWWTLPYSDRIVSQIREAAAQHNLSVRYQENTDIVDRVPRPSASSIANYRPCPESYLLKMKELRYSQQTLKNYVSLFEEFINYYPTDDIDQIDDRKIIAFCQYLVIDRKVSASHQNQAINAIKFYYEKVLGGKRKLYTLQRPPKERQLPTVLSSDEITRIFAQVKNLKCRIDAHLLVWLAY
- a CDS encoding tyrosine-type recombinase/integrase, which gives rise to MLIYSSGLRISEAINLQIKDIDSSRMQIRIEQSKGKKDRYTLLSQKMLILLREYYRQYKPVNYLFEGQDSPTYSTKSIQLVLKRACEQACIKKHVTVHTLRHSFATHLLENGTDLRYIQLLLGHESSKTTEIYTHLTTKGFDQIKSPLDDLDI